From one Catenuloplanes nepalensis genomic stretch:
- the rpsA gene encoding 30S ribosomal protein S1, with product MTSSIEATSSANRVTIDDLGSEEAFLAAIDETIKYFNDGDIVEGTVVKVDRDEVLLDIGYKTEGVIPSRELSIKHDVDPAEVVSVGDHIEALVLQKEDKEGRLILSKKRAQYERAWGTIEKIKDEDGVVRGSVIEVVKGGLILDIGLRGFLPASLVEMRRVRDLQPYVGRELEAKIIELDKNRNNVVLSRRAWLEQTQSEVRTEFLNKLQKGQVRKGVVSSIVNFGAFVDLGGVDGLVHVSELSWKHIDHPSEVVEVGQEVEVEVLDVDLDRERVSLSLKATQEDPWRQFARTHAIQQIVPGKVTKLVPFGAFVRVDDGIEGLVHISELAERHVEIPEQVVQVGSDVMVKVIDIDLERRRISLSLKQANEGFVEGEEHFDPTLYGMAATYDNEGNYIYPEGFDPETGEWMEGFDKQRETWETQYAEARTRWEAHTKQVVAARTADTEAAANAAAGVSTSTPAAGGATSSSSSSSSSSSPRQGEEPAGTLATDEALAALREKLAGGK from the coding sequence ATGACGAGCAGCATCGAGGCCACCTCGAGCGCCAACCGGGTCACCATCGACGACCTCGGCAGCGAGGAGGCATTCCTCGCCGCGATCGATGAGACCATCAAGTACTTCAACGACGGCGACATTGTCGAAGGAACCGTCGTTAAGGTCGATCGGGATGAAGTTCTTCTCGACATCGGCTACAAGACCGAGGGCGTCATCCCCTCGCGCGAGCTGTCGATCAAGCACGACGTGGACCCCGCGGAAGTGGTGTCGGTCGGTGACCACATCGAGGCCCTCGTCCTCCAGAAGGAGGACAAGGAGGGTCGTCTGATCCTCTCGAAGAAGCGTGCGCAGTACGAGCGCGCGTGGGGCACCATCGAGAAGATCAAGGACGAGGACGGCGTCGTGCGCGGCTCCGTCATCGAGGTGGTCAAGGGTGGCCTCATCCTCGACATCGGGCTCCGGGGCTTCCTCCCGGCCTCGCTGGTCGAGATGCGCCGCGTCCGCGACCTCCAGCCCTACGTGGGCCGCGAGCTGGAAGCGAAGATCATAGAGCTGGACAAGAACCGCAACAACGTGGTTCTTTCCCGCCGCGCCTGGCTCGAGCAGACCCAGTCCGAGGTGCGCACCGAGTTCCTCAACAAGCTTCAGAAGGGGCAGGTCCGCAAGGGCGTCGTCTCCTCGATCGTCAACTTCGGCGCCTTCGTGGACCTGGGCGGCGTCGACGGTCTGGTGCACGTCTCGGAGCTCTCCTGGAAGCACATCGACCACCCCTCCGAGGTCGTCGAGGTCGGCCAGGAGGTCGAGGTCGAGGTCCTGGACGTCGACCTGGACCGCGAGCGCGTCTCCCTGTCGCTGAAGGCGACCCAGGAGGACCCGTGGCGTCAGTTCGCCCGCACCCACGCGATCCAGCAGATCGTGCCGGGTAAGGTCACCAAGCTCGTGCCGTTCGGTGCGTTCGTGCGCGTCGACGACGGCATCGAGGGCCTGGTCCACATCTCCGAGCTGGCCGAGCGCCACGTGGAGATCCCGGAGCAGGTCGTGCAGGTCGGCTCGGACGTGATGGTCAAGGTCATCGACATCGACCTCGAGCGTCGCCGCATCTCGCTGTCGCTGAAGCAGGCCAACGAGGGCTTCGTCGAGGGCGAGGAGCACTTCGACCCGACCCTCTACGGCATGGCCGCGACGTACGACAACGAGGGCAACTACATCTACCCGGAGGGCTTCGACCCGGAGACCGGCGAGTGGATGGAGGGTTTCGACAAGCAGCGCGAGACCTGGGAGACGCAGTACGCCGAGGCGCGGACGCGCTGGGAGGCCCACACCAAGCAGGTCGTGGCCGCCCGCACCGCCGACACCGAGGCCGCCGCGAACGCGGCTGCCGGCGTCAGCACCTCCACCCCGGCGGCCGGCGGCGCGACCAGCTCGTCGTCGTCTTCTTCCTCCTCCTCCTCGCCGCGTCAGGGCGAGGAGCCGGCGGGCACGCTGGCCACCGACGAGGCGCTCGCCGCTCTGCGCGAGAAGCTCGCCGGCGGCAAGTAA
- the uvrB gene encoding excinuclease ABC subunit UvrB has product MALDIPRIDNRFQVISDFKPSGDQPAAIDALERRVRDGERHSVLLGATGTGKSATTAWLVERMQRPTLVLAHNKTLCAQLAKEFRELLPNNAVEYFVSYYDYYQPEAYIPQTDTYIEKDSSVNEEVERLRHSATMSLLTRRDVIVVATVSAIYGLGTPQEYLERAARVSVGEEIDRDKLLRRLVEIQYTRNDMAFQRGTFRVRGDTLEIIPAYEELALRIELFGDEVEKISYLHPLTGDVVREVPSALIFPASHYATGQERMERAIGDIEVELAERLDELERQNKLLEAQRLRMRTTYDLEMMKQVGFCNGIENYSMHIDGRLPGSPPHCLLDYFPDDFMTVIDESHQTIPQIGGMFEGDASRKRMLIDHGFRLPSAADNRPLRFDEFLERVGQMVFLSATPGNWELEQAGGEFVEQVIRPTGLVDPEVVIKPTKGQIDDLMHEIKLRTERDERVLVTTLTKKMAEDLTDYLLEHGIRVRYLHSEVDTLRRVELLSELRKGDYDVLVGINLLREGLDLPEVSLVAILDADKEGFLRSGTSLIQTIGRAARNVSGQVHMYADKITPSMRQAIDETDRRRAKQVAYNTEHGLSPQPLRKKIHDILDDIYREAEDTESALGGHGPGGHIVGGGGRQMSRGKAPVPETRSRGGKGASTPARAGMARAELAELIQNLNEQMLAAARELQFELAARIRDEVNELKKELRGMDAAGVK; this is encoded by the coding sequence ATGGCGCTCGACATTCCCCGGATCGACAACCGGTTTCAGGTCATCAGCGACTTCAAGCCCTCCGGTGACCAGCCGGCGGCGATCGACGCGCTGGAGCGCCGGGTCCGCGACGGCGAGCGCCACAGCGTGCTGCTCGGCGCGACCGGCACCGGCAAGAGCGCGACCACGGCCTGGCTGGTGGAGCGCATGCAGCGGCCCACGCTGGTGCTCGCACACAACAAGACGCTCTGCGCCCAGCTCGCCAAGGAGTTTCGCGAGCTGCTGCCGAACAACGCGGTCGAATACTTCGTGTCGTACTACGACTACTACCAGCCCGAGGCCTACATCCCGCAGACGGACACCTATATCGAGAAGGACTCCTCGGTCAACGAGGAGGTGGAGCGGCTGCGGCACTCCGCCACCATGTCGCTGCTCACCCGCCGCGACGTGATCGTGGTCGCGACCGTCTCCGCGATCTACGGTCTCGGCACCCCGCAGGAATACCTGGAGCGCGCCGCCCGGGTGTCGGTCGGCGAGGAGATCGACCGCGACAAGCTGCTGCGCCGCCTGGTCGAGATTCAGTACACGCGGAACGACATGGCGTTCCAGCGCGGCACGTTCCGGGTCCGCGGCGACACGCTGGAGATCATCCCGGCTTATGAGGAGCTGGCGCTGCGCATCGAGCTGTTCGGCGACGAGGTGGAGAAGATCTCCTACCTGCACCCGCTCACCGGCGACGTGGTCCGCGAGGTGCCCTCCGCACTGATCTTCCCGGCCAGCCACTACGCGACCGGCCAGGAGCGGATGGAGCGGGCGATCGGCGACATCGAGGTGGAGCTGGCCGAGCGGCTCGACGAGCTGGAGCGGCAGAACAAGCTGCTGGAGGCGCAGCGGCTGCGCATGCGCACCACCTACGACCTGGAGATGATGAAGCAGGTCGGCTTCTGCAACGGCATCGAGAACTACTCGATGCACATCGACGGCCGGCTGCCCGGGAGCCCGCCGCACTGCCTGCTCGACTACTTCCCGGACGACTTCATGACCGTCATCGACGAGTCGCACCAGACGATCCCGCAGATCGGCGGCATGTTCGAGGGCGACGCGTCGCGCAAGCGCATGCTGATCGACCACGGCTTCCGGCTGCCGTCCGCGGCGGACAACCGGCCGCTGCGCTTCGACGAGTTCCTGGAGCGGGTCGGCCAGATGGTCTTCCTCTCCGCCACCCCGGGCAACTGGGAGCTGGAGCAGGCCGGCGGCGAGTTCGTCGAGCAGGTCATCCGCCCGACCGGCCTGGTCGACCCGGAGGTCGTGATCAAGCCGACCAAGGGGCAGATCGACGACCTGATGCACGAGATCAAGCTGCGCACCGAGCGGGACGAGCGGGTGCTGGTCACCACGCTGACCAAGAAGATGGCCGAGGACCTCACGGACTATCTGCTGGAGCACGGCATCCGGGTGCGCTACCTGCACTCCGAGGTGGACACGCTGCGCCGGGTCGAGCTGCTCAGCGAGCTGCGCAAGGGCGACTACGACGTGCTGGTCGGCATCAACCTGCTCCGTGAGGGCCTGGACCTGCCCGAGGTGTCGCTGGTCGCGATCCTGGACGCGGACAAGGAGGGCTTCCTGCGCAGCGGCACCTCGCTGATCCAGACGATCGGCCGCGCCGCGCGCAACGTCTCCGGCCAGGTCCACATGTACGCTGACAAGATCACCCCATCGATGCGGCAGGCGATCGACGAGACCGACCGGCGCCGGGCGAAGCAGGTGGCGTACAACACCGAGCACGGGCTCTCGCCGCAGCCGCTGCGCAAGAAGATCCACGACATCCTGGACGACATCTACCGCGAGGCCGAGGACACCGAGTCCGCGCTCGGCGGTCACGGTCCCGGCGGCCACATCGTCGGCGGCGGCGGGCGGCAGATGTCCCGCGGCAAGGCCCCGGTCCCGGAGACCCGGTCGAGGGGTGGCAAGGGCGCGAGCACTCCGGCCCGCGCCGGCATGGCCCGGGCCGAGCTGGCCGAGCTGATCCAGAACCTGAACGAGCAGATGCTCGCCGCCGCGCGCGAGCTGCAGTTCGAGTTGGCCGCCCGGATCCGCGACGAGGTCAACGAGCTGAAGAAGGAGCTGCGCGGCATGGACGCCGCCGGCGTGAAGTAA
- a CDS encoding helix-turn-helix domain-containing protein: MPPPKSPTVRRLRLGAELRQLRRAAALTLEQVCDRLGWASTSKLSRIELGQSRPDLADIMDLLDIYDVDGPNRDKLIVIARDAAAARGWWKALGDMGPRQRRYAELETGAADIFEFHQYVVPGLLQTPEYGRVRVRSGRALYPSLDMDADSRARAARHVVLRREQPPRYEAIIDESAFHRQVAPPEVMRGQLRHLLAMADLPNVVIRMLPFRTPLQDGYVPHTAFSVYSFPDPADPRTVVLETMSEDVHLTDEEEVARYLLVADWLRAAALPEEETRAYLARAVDIRPDQARAIPAQRGVNGGG, encoded by the coding sequence ATGCCACCCCCCAAAAGTCCTACGGTCCGTCGATTGCGTCTGGGCGCCGAGCTACGACAATTGCGGCGCGCGGCAGCCCTCACGCTGGAGCAGGTCTGCGACCGGCTCGGCTGGGCCTCGACCTCGAAGCTGTCCCGGATCGAGCTGGGGCAGAGTCGTCCCGATCTGGCCGACATCATGGACCTGCTGGACATCTACGACGTGGACGGTCCGAACCGCGACAAACTCATTGTCATCGCCCGAGATGCGGCCGCCGCGCGCGGCTGGTGGAAGGCGCTCGGCGACATGGGTCCCCGCCAGCGTCGATATGCGGAGCTGGAAACCGGCGCCGCTGACATTTTCGAGTTCCACCAGTACGTCGTGCCCGGACTGCTGCAGACCCCGGAGTACGGCCGGGTCCGGGTTCGCTCCGGCCGCGCGCTCTACCCGAGTCTGGACATGGACGCGGACAGCCGCGCCCGCGCGGCCCGGCACGTGGTGCTGCGCCGCGAGCAGCCGCCGCGCTACGAGGCGATCATCGACGAGTCCGCGTTCCACCGGCAGGTCGCGCCGCCCGAGGTGATGCGCGGCCAGCTTCGGCACCTGCTGGCCATGGCCGACCTGCCGAACGTGGTGATCCGGATGCTGCCGTTCCGGACCCCGCTACAGGACGGCTACGTGCCGCACACCGCGTTCTCCGTCTACTCGTTCCCGGATCCGGCCGACCCGCGCACGGTCGTGCTGGAGACGATGAGCGAGGACGTGCATCTCACCGACGAGGAGGAGGTGGCGCGCTACCTGCTGGTCGCGGACTGGCTGCGGGCGGCGGCGCTGCCGGAGGAGGAGACGCGCGCCTACCTGGCCCGGGCGGTCGACATCCGGCCGGACCAGGCGCGGGCGATCCCCGCTCAGCGCGGGGTCAACGGTGGTGGTTGA
- a CDS encoding DUF397 domain-containing protein — MKSSRSHANGNCVEVAAGARTIAVRDSKDPGPRLRFAEPAWRAFVERVKG; from the coding sequence GTGAAGAGCAGCCGTAGCCACGCGAACGGCAACTGTGTCGAGGTCGCGGCGGGCGCGAGGACGATCGCGGTTCGGGACTCCAAGGATCCGGGGCCCCGGCTCCGGTTCGCGGAGCCGGCCTGGCGGGCGTTCGTGGAGCGCGTCAAGGGCTGA
- a CDS encoding antibiotic biosynthesis monooxygenase family protein, which translates to MVLEVALIDVVPGREDDFAAAYAKGHPILAGAPGCRSVRMTRGIETPDRFVLLVEWDSVAAHEENFRATERFGQWRALIGPFFAGPPRVEHFTDVPA; encoded by the coding sequence ATGGTTCTTGAGGTTGCGTTGATCGACGTGGTACCGGGCCGGGAAGACGATTTCGCGGCGGCGTACGCGAAGGGGCACCCGATCCTGGCCGGCGCGCCCGGCTGCCGCTCCGTGCGGATGACCCGGGGCATCGAGACGCCGGACCGGTTCGTGCTGCTGGTCGAGTGGGACTCGGTGGCGGCGCACGAGGAGAATTTCCGGGCCACCGAGCGGTTCGGGCAGTGGCGCGCGCTGATCGGCCCGTTCTTCGCCGGTCCGCCGCGGGTAGAGCACTTCACCGACGTCCCCGCCTGA
- a CDS encoding TerC family protein, with protein sequence MAVVLIIDLVIIGRRPHEPSPRESGIWVSIYISLALLFGVGVWLLAGPSYAGQFYTGWLTEYSLSADNLFVFVVIMGRFAVPRQYQQTVLLVGIILALVMRGAFIAAGAALITQFSWVFYIFGAFLIYTAINFAREGLDEESEDFKENILIRWSRRALPISPSFDGARLTTVHAGRRMFTPMLIVMIAIGTTDLIFALDSIPAIFGITQEPYLVFTANVFALMGLVQLYFLLGNLIERLVYLSKGLAIILAFIGVKLVLEALHENNLPFINGGEHVEWAPTIPIWLSLVVILGTLVIATVASLVKTAADDRKEARRKAAEAPEEPVLKA encoded by the coding sequence ATGGCCGTCGTGCTGATCATCGACCTCGTCATCATCGGGCGCCGCCCGCACGAACCCTCACCCCGTGAGTCCGGGATCTGGGTCAGCATCTACATCAGCCTCGCGCTGCTCTTCGGCGTCGGCGTCTGGCTCCTCGCCGGGCCTTCGTACGCCGGGCAGTTCTACACGGGCTGGCTCACCGAATACAGCCTGTCCGCGGACAACCTGTTCGTCTTCGTGGTCATCATGGGCCGCTTCGCGGTGCCCCGGCAGTACCAGCAGACGGTGCTGCTCGTCGGCATCATCCTGGCGCTCGTCATGCGCGGCGCGTTCATCGCCGCCGGTGCCGCGCTGATCACGCAGTTCTCCTGGGTGTTCTACATCTTCGGCGCGTTCCTCATCTACACCGCGATCAACTTCGCGCGGGAAGGGCTGGACGAGGAGTCCGAGGACTTCAAGGAGAACATTCTGATCCGGTGGAGCCGCCGCGCGCTGCCGATCTCCCCGAGCTTCGACGGCGCCCGCCTGACCACGGTGCACGCCGGCCGCCGGATGTTCACGCCGATGCTGATCGTCATGATCGCGATCGGGACCACCGACCTGATCTTCGCGTTGGACTCGATCCCGGCGATCTTCGGCATCACGCAGGAGCCGTACCTGGTCTTCACCGCGAACGTCTTCGCGCTGATGGGCCTGGTCCAGCTCTACTTCCTGCTCGGCAACCTGATCGAGCGCCTGGTCTACCTCTCCAAGGGCCTGGCGATCATCCTCGCGTTCATCGGCGTCAAGCTCGTCCTCGAGGCGCTTCACGAGAACAACCTGCCGTTCATCAACGGCGGCGAGCACGTCGAGTGGGCGCCGACGATCCCGATCTGGCTCTCCCTGGTCGTCATCCTCGGCACGCTGGTCATCGCCACCGTCGCCAGCCTGGTCAAGACGGCGGCCGACGACCGCAAGGAGGCGCGCCGCAAGGCCGCCGAGGCCCCCGAAGAGCCGGTTCTCAAGGCCTGA